A genomic stretch from Pontivivens ytuae includes:
- a CDS encoding (2Fe-2S)-binding protein, producing MSNVTMTVNGKEVSGEIEGRTLLVEFLREGLGLTGTHVGCDTSQCGACVVHVDGHAVKACTMFAADAEGAEVKTIEGMANADGSLGTIQQAFQDYHGLQCGFCTPGMVMIAADLLAKNPSPTEHEIRDYLEGNICRCTGYHNIVKAIQAAAGQQVQPVAAE from the coding sequence ATGTCCAACGTGACGATGACGGTGAACGGCAAGGAGGTCTCGGGCGAGATCGAAGGCCGCACCCTGCTGGTGGAATTCCTGCGTGAGGGGCTGGGTCTCACCGGCACCCATGTGGGCTGCGACACGTCCCAGTGCGGCGCCTGCGTCGTACATGTGGACGGCCACGCCGTGAAGGCCTGCACCATGTTCGCCGCGGACGCGGAAGGGGCCGAGGTCAAGACGATCGAGGGCATGGCCAATGCCGACGGCTCGCTGGGCACGATCCAGCAGGCCTTCCAGGATTACCACGGGCTGCAGTGCGGGTTCTGCACGCCGGGCATGGTCATGATCGCCGCCGACCTGCTCGCCAAGAACCCCAGCCCGACCGAGCACGAGATCCGCGACTACCTCGAAGGCAATATCTGCCGCTGCACCGGCTACCACAACATCGTGAAGGCCATTCAGGCGGCCGCGGGCCAACAGGTCCAGCCCGTCGCGGCGGAGTAA
- a CDS encoding CoxG family protein has translation MELKDSREIAAPRENVWAALMDPEVLKACIPGCQEMTGSPEEGFEAVVVQKVGPVKATFKGAVSLENMTAPEAATLTGEGKGGAAGFAKGGADIRLEEVPGGTMLHYDVTAKVGGKLAQLGSRIVDGFAKKMADQFFERFKAEIEGPAAPAEEPEPELVEAGEEAPRKGMFGRLFKGRTA, from the coding sequence ATGGAGCTGAAGGACAGCCGCGAGATCGCCGCCCCGCGCGAAAACGTCTGGGCGGCCCTGATGGACCCCGAGGTGCTCAAGGCCTGCATCCCCGGCTGTCAGGAGATGACGGGCTCGCCCGAGGAGGGCTTCGAAGCCGTCGTCGTCCAGAAGGTCGGCCCCGTGAAGGCGACCTTCAAGGGCGCCGTGTCGCTCGAGAACATGACCGCGCCCGAGGCCGCGACGCTGACCGGTGAGGGCAAGGGGGGCGCCGCGGGGTTCGCCAAGGGCGGCGCCGACATCCGGCTGGAGGAGGTGCCCGGCGGCACGATGCTCCACTACGACGTGACCGCGAAGGTGGGCGGCAAGCTCGCGCAGCTCGGCTCCCGCATCGTGGACGGGTTCGCCAAGAAGATGGCCGACCAGTTCTTCGAGCGCTTCAAGGCGGAGATCGAGGGACCGGCGGCACCCGCGGAGGAGCCGGAGCCGGAACTCGTCGAGGCCGGTGAGGAGGCCCCGCGCAAGGGAATGTTCGGACGGCTCTTCAAGGGTCGCACCGCCTGA
- a CDS encoding xanthine dehydrogenase family protein molybdopterin-binding subunit — MPKDTGIGASSKRREDLRFLTGNGKYTDDINVTGQAHAFFVRSDMAHGKINALDVSAAEAAEGVLKVFTAADFAEVGGIPCGWQVTDRHGQPMQEPKHPVLAEGKVRHVGDPYAVVVAETLEQARDAAELIEADIEELPAVIDMKAAVADGAPKVHDDLTSNLCYDWGFVEENRDAVDEAIKGAHHVTTLELTNNRLVANPMEPRVAIGEYDAWKDEHTLYTTSQNPHVIRLLMGAFVLGIPEHKLRVVAPDVGGGFGTKIFHYAEEAFCTFAAKALKRPVKWTASRSEAFMSDAHGRDHVTKIELAMDEEGKFLALRTDTYANMGAYLSTFAPSVPTWLHGTLMAGNYTTPLIYVNVKAVFTNTVPVDAYRGAGRPEATFQLERVIDKAAREMGIDPVELRRRNFIDKSQFPYATPVAVEYDTGDYHATLDKLLEISDRDGFEARKAESKARGKLRGYGIAHYIEACGIAPSNLVGQLGARAGLYESATVRVNATGSISVMTGSHSHGQGHETSFAQVVADMLGIDEGQVDIVHGDTARTPMGMGTYGSRSIAVGGSAMVRATEKIITKAKKIASHLMEASESDVEFANGQFTVAGTDKSVAWGDVCLAAYVPHNYPLEDIEPGLEESAFYDPANFTYPSGGYACEVEVDPETGKVDVVAFSAADDFGNVINPMIVEGQVHGGVAQGIGQAVLENCVYDADGQLLTGSYMDYAMPRAYDVPMFTVDHSCQTPCTHNPLGVKGCGEAGAIGSPPAIVNAVIDALSEHGVEHIDMPLSPQRVWAAMNSA; from the coding sequence ATGCCGAAGGATACCGGGATCGGGGCCAGCTCGAAGCGCCGGGAGGACCTGCGCTTCCTCACGGGCAATGGCAAATACACCGACGACATCAACGTGACGGGCCAGGCGCACGCCTTCTTCGTCCGCTCAGACATGGCGCATGGCAAGATCAATGCGCTCGACGTGAGTGCGGCCGAGGCTGCGGAGGGCGTGCTCAAGGTCTTCACCGCCGCCGACTTCGCCGAGGTGGGCGGCATCCCCTGCGGCTGGCAGGTCACCGACCGCCACGGCCAGCCGATGCAGGAGCCCAAGCACCCCGTGCTGGCCGAGGGCAAGGTGCGCCATGTGGGCGACCCCTATGCCGTGGTCGTGGCCGAGACGCTGGAGCAGGCGCGCGACGCCGCCGAACTGATCGAGGCGGATATCGAGGAGCTGCCGGCCGTCATCGACATGAAGGCCGCGGTCGCCGATGGCGCGCCGAAGGTCCACGACGATCTGACCTCGAACCTCTGCTACGACTGGGGCTTCGTTGAGGAGAACCGCGACGCCGTGGACGAGGCCATCAAGGGCGCGCACCACGTCACGACGCTGGAGCTCACCAACAACCGCCTCGTCGCCAACCCGATGGAGCCCCGCGTGGCCATCGGCGAGTACGATGCCTGGAAGGATGAGCACACGCTCTACACCACCTCCCAGAACCCGCATGTGATCCGGCTGCTGATGGGCGCCTTCGTGCTCGGCATTCCCGAGCACAAGCTGCGCGTCGTGGCCCCGGATGTGGGCGGCGGCTTCGGCACCAAGATCTTCCACTATGCCGAGGAGGCGTTCTGCACCTTCGCGGCCAAGGCGCTGAAGCGGCCGGTGAAGTGGACCGCGTCCCGGTCCGAGGCGTTCATGTCCGACGCCCATGGCCGCGATCACGTCACCAAGATCGAGCTCGCGATGGACGAAGAGGGCAAGTTCCTCGCCCTGCGCACTGACACCTACGCCAATATGGGCGCGTATCTGTCGACCTTCGCGCCCTCGGTCCCGACCTGGCTGCACGGCACGCTGATGGCGGGCAACTACACCACGCCGCTGATCTATGTGAATGTGAAGGCGGTCTTTACCAACACCGTGCCGGTCGACGCCTATCGTGGGGCGGGGCGCCCCGAGGCGACCTTCCAGCTCGAGCGGGTCATCGACAAGGCCGCGCGCGAGATGGGGATCGACCCGGTGGAGCTGCGCCGGCGCAACTTCATCGACAAGTCGCAGTTCCCCTACGCCACCCCGGTGGCGGTGGAGTACGACACCGGCGACTACCATGCGACGCTCGACAAGCTGCTGGAGATCTCCGACCGCGACGGGTTCGAGGCGCGCAAGGCGGAGTCCAAGGCCCGCGGCAAGCTGCGCGGCTACGGCATCGCCCACTATATCGAGGCCTGCGGCATCGCGCCGTCGAACCTCGTGGGTCAGCTCGGTGCCCGCGCCGGTCTCTACGAGAGTGCGACCGTGCGGGTGAACGCCACCGGCTCGATCAGCGTCATGACTGGCTCGCACAGCCACGGGCAGGGGCATGAGACGTCCTTTGCCCAGGTCGTCGCCGACATGCTCGGCATCGACGAGGGGCAGGTGGATATCGTGCACGGTGACACCGCGCGCACCCCGATGGGCATGGGCACCTACGGCTCCCGCTCCATCGCGGTCGGCGGATCGGCCATGGTCCGCGCCACCGAAAAGATCATCACGAAGGCGAAGAAGATCGCGTCCCACCTGATGGAGGCATCCGAGAGCGACGTCGAGTTCGCCAACGGCCAGTTCACCGTCGCGGGCACCGACAAGTCGGTCGCCTGGGGCGATGTCTGCCTCGCGGCCTACGTCCCCCACAACTACCCGCTGGAGGATATCGAGCCGGGGCTGGAGGAGAGTGCCTTCTACGATCCGGCGAACTTCACCTATCCCTCGGGCGGATATGCCTGCGAAGTGGAGGTCGATCCCGAGACCGGCAAGGTCGACGTCGTCGCCTTCTCGGCCGCGGACGATTTCGGCAACGTCATCAACCCGATGATCGTCGAGGGCCAGGTCCATGGCGGCGTCGCCCAGGGCATCGGCCAGGCGGTGCTGGAGAACTGCGTCTACGACGCGGACGGGCAGCTTCTGACCGGCTCCTACATGGACTACGCCATGCCGCGGGCCTACGATGTACCGATGTTCACCGTCGACCATTCCTGCCAGACGCCGTGCACCCACAACCCGCTGGGGGTGAAGGGCTGCGGTGAGGCCGGGGCCATCGGCTCTCCGCCCGCGATCGTCAACGCGGTGATCGACGCGCTCAGCGAGCACGGGGTCGAGCATATCGACATGCCGCTCTCGCCCCAGCGCGTCTGGGCCGCGATGAACTCCGCATGA